The following coding sequences are from one Nitrospirota bacterium window:
- the rlmB gene encoding 23S rRNA (guanosine(2251)-2'-O)-methyltransferase RlmB: protein MMDLIFGLNPVLEALRAGQRTISRIYITAGRRDQRLSEVLTLARLNHIEFRVLPGEAFNKRFHGKGLQGVVAEIASTEYVSLEEIVDIPQKEGKLPLFLLLDELEDPRNLGAILRTAEAGGVQGIIIPSHRAVDLGPTVAKTSAGAIEYVPVVKVSNLKRAMEVLREKGIWIYGADLNAPKNLWEEDLNVPLAIVFGSEGRGLRKTIRQSCDALISIPMFGRLNSLNVSVAAGVVIFEILRQRQGK, encoded by the coding sequence TTGATGGATCTGATCTTTGGCCTTAACCCGGTTCTTGAGGCTTTGAGGGCTGGTCAGAGGACGATAAGTCGCATATACATAACGGCAGGCAGGCGGGATCAAAGACTTTCAGAAGTCCTTACTCTTGCCAGACTGAATCATATTGAGTTCAGGGTATTGCCGGGAGAAGCTTTCAATAAACGATTTCACGGAAAGGGGTTACAGGGGGTCGTTGCAGAAATAGCGTCCACGGAATACGTATCCCTGGAAGAAATTGTAGATATACCACAAAAAGAAGGTAAGCTACCACTTTTTTTACTCCTCGATGAACTGGAGGATCCGAGAAACCTCGGCGCCATTTTAAGAACTGCTGAGGCCGGGGGAGTTCAGGGCATTATAATACCGTCCCACAGAGCAGTTGATCTTGGGCCTACTGTGGCCAAGACTTCTGCGGGTGCGATTGAATATGTGCCAGTAGTTAAGGTATCTAATCTCAAAAGGGCAATGGAAGTCTTGCGCGAAAAAGGCATATGGATTTACGGAGCTGACCTTAATGCCCCAAAAAATTTATGGGAAGAGGACTTAAACGTGCCTCTTGCCATTGTCTTCGGCTCTGAAGGCAGGGGGCTCAGGAAGACTATCCGGCAGTCCTGTGATGCCCTTATAAGCATCCCGATGTTCGGGAGGCTCAATTCATTAAATGTCTCTGTGGCGGCAGGGGTAGTTATTTTTGAGATTTTAAGGCAGAGACAGGGGAAATAA